DNA from Amycolatopsis sp. DSM 110486:
ACGGGCCCGCTCGGACATCGGCGTGGTTCCGTAGTACACGAGATTCACGGACAGGTAACGCGGGACGTTGTCGTTCGCCTCGTGGAGCACGAGCACGCGCCGGCAGAACGCGTCGCCGTTGTCCTCAATGGTCACTTCCTGCATCCACTCCTGCACGGCGATGGGCTTGCGCGTGCGCCCGGCGAGCGCGTCGGCGTACCGGTGCAGCAGCTCCTCACTGTGCTGCGCCTGGGTGCGGAGTTTGTGGGTGCCGGCGAAGGAGATCGCACTGGCGATCACGAACAGCCCACCCGCGATGCTGGCGAACGTCGTGCGCAACCACTCCATGCCGAGCACCTCGCCGAGCAGGCCCACGCTGCCGAGCATGGCGACCGCCGCCGCGAACACCCGCAAGTAGCCATGTCGGAACACGAGTTCTTCGACATCTGCGATGAACCGTGCCAAGTGTTGGGAAAGCACCTTACGTAGTTCCGCACCAGCACTCATCTGTTCGTTCCCCGTCGCACGACCGTCCGAGTCATCGGTAACTCGTCAGGCTAGTCCCATCACGCACAGTCGCCCTAGCGCCGTTCAGGGGAGTTTTGTCCGCCTTGGCTGCAAATCGGCAACGAAAAGGCCCCCATCCGGCGAACCGGACGGGGGCCTCTCCGCAACGAATTTCTCAGACGCGCTTGAACAAAAGTGCGCGCTTCACTTCCTGAATCGCCTTCGTCACCTGGATCCCACGTGGGCAAGCGTCCGTGCAGTTGAACGTCGTCCGGCAGCGCCACACGCCCTCGGAGTCGTTCAGGATGTCCAGCCGCTCCTCGGCCGCGTCGTCGCGGGAGTCGAAGATGAAGCGGTGCGCGTTGACGATCGCGGCCGGACCGAAGTACGAGCCGTCGTTCCAGTAGACCGGGCACGACGACGTGCAGCAGGCGCAGAGGATGCACTTGGTGGTGTCGTCGAAGCGGTCGCGGTCGGCCTGGGACTGGATGCGCTCGCGGGAGGGCTCGTGGCCGTAGTTGATGAGGTACGGCTTGACCGACCGGTAGGCCTCGAAGAACGGATCCATGTCGACGTAGAGGTCCTTCAACGTCGTCAGGCCCTTGATCGGGGCGATCGAGATGACGGTCTTCTTGCCGTCCTTCTCGAGCAGGTCCTTCATGAGCACCTTGCAGGCCAAACGGTTGATGCCGTTGATCTGCATGGCGTCGGAGCCGCACACGCCATGGGCGCACGACCGGCGGAACGAGAACGTGCCGTCGATGTAGTCCTTGACGTAGAACAGCAGGTTCAGCAGCCGGTCGGTGCGCTGCGCCGGGACGTCGTAGGACTCCCAGTGCGGCTCGGTGTCGACCTCGGGGTTGAAGCGCAGGATCTTCAGCGTGACCGTGATCGGCGTGTGGTCCTGCGAGGCCGCGGGTGCTTCTTCGGTGGTTGCCGCAGTCATCAGTACTTCCGCTCCATCGGCTCGTAACGCGTGAAGGTCACCGGCTTGTAGTCGAGGCGGATGTCCGACGACAGCCCCTCGCCCTGCTTGTAGGCCATGGTGTGGCGCATGAAGTTCGTGTCGTCGCGGTTGGGGTAGTCCTCGCGGGCGTGGCCGCCGCGCGACTCCTTGCGCGCCAGGGCGCCCACGATCAGGACCTCGGCCAGTTCGAGCAGGAAGCCCAGCTCAACGGCCTCGAGCAGGTCGGTGTTGTACCGCTTGCCCTTGTCCGACACGGTGATCCGCGTGTACCGCTCCTTCAGCGCCTGGATGTCGGTCAGCGCCTGCTTGAGCGTGTCCTCGGTGCGGTACACCGAGGCGTGCGAGTCCATCGTCTGCTGCATTTCCTTGCGGATGTCGGCGACGCGCTCGTCACCGTGCTCCGACAGCAGGCCCGACAGCTGCTCCTCGACCAGCTTGGTCGGCAGCTCCGGAAGCTCGACGTGCTCGTGGGCCAGCGCGTACTCCGCGGCCGCGATGCCGGCGCGGCGGCCGAACACGTTGATGTCCAGCAGCGAGTTGGTGCCCAGGCGGTTCGAGCCGTGCACCGACACGCACGCGACCTCGCCGGCCGCGTACAGGCCCGGGATCACGTTCTCGTTGTCGCGCAGCGCTTCGCCGTGGATGTTGGTCGGGATGCCGCCCATCACGTAGTGGCAGGTCGGGAACACCGGCACCGGCTCCTTCACCGGGTCGACGCCCAGGTAGGTGCGCGAGAACTCGGTGATGTCCGGCAGCTTGGTCTCGAGGACCTCCACCGGCAGGTGCGTCACGTCGAGGACCACGTAGTCCTTGTTCGGGCCCATGCCGCGGCCCTGCAGCACCTCCTGGACCATCGAGCGGGCGACGATGTCGCGCGGCGCGAGGTCCTTGATGGTGGGGGCGTAGCGCTCCATGAACCGCTCGCCCTCGGAGTTGCGCAGGATCCCGCCTTCGCCGCGGACGGCTTCGGAGATCAGGATGCCCAGGCCCGCGAGGCCGGTCGGGTGGAACTGGAAGAACTCCATGTCCTCCAGCGGCAGGCCCTTGCGGAAGATGATGCCGAGGCCGTCACCGGTGAGGGTGTGCGCGTTCGACGTCGTCTTGAAGATCTTGCCCGCGCCGCCGGTGGCGAACACGATGGACTTGGCCTGGAACACGTGCAGCTCGCCGGTGGCCAGCTCGTAGGCCACGACGCCCGACGCGATCGGGTTGCCGTTCTCGTCCTCGCTGGTCACGAGGTCGAGCACGTAGAACTCGTTGAAGAACTCCGTGCCGTACTTGACGCAGTTTTGGTACAGCGTCTGCAGGATCATGTGGCCGGTGCGGTCCGCGGCGTAGCAGGCGCGGCGCACGGCCGCCTTGCCGTGGTCACGGGTGTGGCCGCCGAAGCGGCGCTGGTCGATCTTGCCCTCGGGCGTGCGGTTGAACGGCAGGCCCATCTTCTCGAGGTCGAGGACCGCGTCGATGGCCTCCTTGGCCATGATCTCCGCGGCGTCCTGGTCGACGAGGTAGTCACCGCCCTTGACGGTGTCGAAGGTGTGCCACTCCCAGTTGTCCTCTTCGACGTTCGCCAGCGCGGCGCACATGCCGCCCTGCGCGGCGCCGGTGTGGGACCGCGTGGGGTACAGCTTGGTGAGGACCGCGGTGCGGGCGCGCTGGCCGGACTCGATGGCCGCGCGCATGCCGGCGCCGCCGGCGCCGACGATCACCACGTCGTACTTGTGGAACTGCATAGGGATTGCTCCGCTTATCAGGAATCGAGCACTGTGTGTGGTGGGTGCGCCTAGCTGGCGGGCATCTCGGGGTCGAACGTGAAGATCACCAGCGTGCCGACGGCCAGGATCAGGACCATCGAGACGTACAGCAGGATCTTCAGCCAGAACCGCGTGGAGTCCTTGCGGGCGTAGTCGTCGATGATCGTGCGCAGGCCGTTGCCGCCGTGGATCTCGGCGAGCCACAGCATCGCGAGGTCCCAGAACTGCCAGAACGGCGAAGCCCAGCGGCCGGCGACGAAGCCCCAGTTGATGCGGTGCACACCGCCGTCGAGGATGTTCATGATCAGCAGGTGGCCCAGCACCAGGATGATCAGCGCGAGGCCCGAGATGCGCATGAACAGC
Protein-coding regions in this window:
- the sdhA gene encoding succinate dehydrogenase flavoprotein subunit codes for the protein MQFHKYDVVIVGAGGAGMRAAIESGQRARTAVLTKLYPTRSHTGAAQGGMCAALANVEEDNWEWHTFDTVKGGDYLVDQDAAEIMAKEAIDAVLDLEKMGLPFNRTPEGKIDQRRFGGHTRDHGKAAVRRACYAADRTGHMILQTLYQNCVKYGTEFFNEFYVLDLVTSEDENGNPIASGVVAYELATGELHVFQAKSIVFATGGAGKIFKTTSNAHTLTGDGLGIIFRKGLPLEDMEFFQFHPTGLAGLGILISEAVRGEGGILRNSEGERFMERYAPTIKDLAPRDIVARSMVQEVLQGRGMGPNKDYVVLDVTHLPVEVLETKLPDITEFSRTYLGVDPVKEPVPVFPTCHYVMGGIPTNIHGEALRDNENVIPGLYAAGEVACVSVHGSNRLGTNSLLDINVFGRRAGIAAAEYALAHEHVELPELPTKLVEEQLSGLLSEHGDERVADIRKEMQQTMDSHASVYRTEDTLKQALTDIQALKERYTRITVSDKGKRYNTDLLEAVELGFLLELAEVLIVGALARKESRGGHAREDYPNRDDTNFMRHTMAYKQGEGLSSDIRLDYKPVTFTRYEPMERKY
- a CDS encoding succinate dehydrogenase iron-sulfur subunit encodes the protein MTAATTEEAPAASQDHTPITVTLKILRFNPEVDTEPHWESYDVPAQRTDRLLNLLFYVKDYIDGTFSFRRSCAHGVCGSDAMQINGINRLACKVLMKDLLEKDGKKTVISIAPIKGLTTLKDLYVDMDPFFEAYRSVKPYLINYGHEPSRERIQSQADRDRFDDTTKCILCACCTSSCPVYWNDGSYFGPAAIVNAHRFIFDSRDDAAEERLDILNDSEGVWRCRTTFNCTDACPRGIQVTKAIQEVKRALLFKRV
- a CDS encoding succinate dehydrogenase hydrophobic membrane anchor subunit; its protein translation is MADSLVIESPRTPKRPAARRSNFELYSWLFMRISGLALIILVLGHLLIMNILDGGVHRINWGFVAGRWASPFWQFWDLAMLWLAEIHGGNGLRTIIDDYARKDSTRFWLKILLYVSMVLILAVGTLVIFTFDPEMPAS